One segment of Streptomyces sp. XD-27 DNA contains the following:
- a CDS encoding LamB/YcsF family protein, which produces MTATAPDLTIDLNADLGEGFGRWRLTDDEALLSVVTSANVACGYHGGDPVTMRRVCETAAERGVAIGAQVSYRDLPGFGRRAMDVPAHELTAEVAYQIGALEVFARAAGARVSYVKPHGALYNRTVHDEEQAAAVVEGVALAAAGAPLPVLGLPGSRLHAAARAAGLPVVPEGFADRAYTASGTLVPRGAPEALVTDPDAVLERSLGIARDRAVASVDGRRLELRVRSLCVHGDTPGAADLARRIRAGLEAAGVRVEAFA; this is translated from the coding sequence ATGACCGCAACCGCCCCGGATCTGACGATCGACCTCAACGCCGACCTCGGCGAGGGCTTCGGCCGCTGGCGGCTGACCGATGACGAGGCGCTGCTGTCCGTGGTCACGAGCGCGAACGTCGCCTGCGGCTACCACGGCGGCGATCCCGTCACGATGCGCCGGGTCTGCGAGACCGCCGCCGAGCGCGGGGTGGCCATCGGCGCCCAGGTCTCCTACCGCGATCTGCCCGGCTTCGGACGGCGCGCCATGGACGTCCCGGCGCACGAACTGACCGCCGAAGTCGCCTACCAGATCGGCGCGTTGGAGGTGTTCGCCCGCGCGGCGGGCGCCCGCGTGTCGTACGTCAAGCCGCATGGCGCGCTGTACAACCGGACCGTCCACGACGAGGAGCAGGCGGCCGCCGTCGTCGAGGGCGTGGCGCTGGCGGCCGCCGGCGCGCCCCTGCCGGTGCTCGGCCTGCCCGGCTCCCGGCTGCACGCGGCGGCACGGGCGGCCGGACTGCCCGTGGTCCCCGAGGGGTTCGCCGACCGGGCCTACACCGCCTCCGGCACGCTGGTGCCGCGCGGCGCACCGGAAGCCCTGGTCACCGACCCCGACGCCGTGCTGGAGCGCTCGCTCGGCATCGCCCGCGACCGCGCGGTCGCCTCGGTGGACGGCCGCCGCCTTGAGCTGCGCGTGCGCTCGCTGTGCGTACACGGCGACACGCCCGGGGCCGCCGACCTCGCCCGCCGGATACGCGCCGGGCTGGAGGCCGCGGGCGTACGCGTGGAGGCGTTCGCATGA
- the pxpB gene encoding 5-oxoprolinase subunit PxpB: MRIRGLPVGDHALLLEAASGEAAEALHAELLRRAARHELPPVREIVPAARTVLLDGVPDPARLAAEVERWPIPPLTRARTGTVEVPVRYDGPDLAEVAAVWGVSPAEAAALHAATEFRVAFCGFAPGFGYLTGLPEHRHVPRRATPRTVVPAGSVALAGPYTGVYPRSSPGGWQLIGTTDAVLWDPARDPAALFAPGTRVRFVPVPAEGAAP, from the coding sequence ATCCGGATACGCGGCCTTCCGGTCGGCGACCACGCCCTGCTCCTGGAGGCCGCGTCCGGCGAGGCCGCCGAGGCCCTGCACGCCGAACTCCTGCGCCGCGCGGCCCGGCACGAACTGCCCCCCGTCCGCGAGATCGTGCCCGCGGCCCGCACCGTCCTGCTGGACGGGGTCCCGGATCCGGCGCGACTCGCCGCCGAAGTGGAGCGCTGGCCCATCCCGCCGCTCACCCGCGCCCGCACCGGCACCGTCGAGGTCCCGGTGCGGTACGACGGGCCGGACCTCGCCGAGGTCGCCGCGGTGTGGGGCGTCTCCCCCGCCGAGGCCGCCGCGCTCCACGCGGCCACCGAGTTCCGGGTCGCCTTCTGCGGGTTCGCGCCGGGCTTCGGCTATCTCACCGGGCTGCCCGAGCACCGCCACGTACCGCGCCGCGCCACGCCCAGGACCGTCGTGCCCGCCGGGTCCGTCGCCCTGGCCGGCCCCTACACCGGCGTCTACCCGCGCTCCTCCCCCGGCGGCTGGCAGCTGATCGGCACCACGGACGCGGTGCTGTGGGACCCGGCGCGCGATCCGGCGGCGCTCTTCGCGCCGGGGACGCGGGTCCGCTTCGTACCGGTTCCGGCGGAGGGGGCGGCGCCGTGA